The genomic region CCGAACACGTCGAGCCCCATGCGCTCCCCCAGCTCGCGGCGGATCCACGCGTCGTGCTCCCACCACTCGCCGCCCTCCAGCCAGGGGTAGACGATGTGAAGCTCGCCGGTGAGGTAGCGCGTCACCGTTTCCACGGTGAGGGAGGCGGGATCCAGCGCCTCGGGGTAGCGCTGCGCGGAGTAGAAGAGCGCGGAGATCCACTGCGCCACCGGCTCGCGCACGGCGCTCATCACGCGGATCTTGCGCGGGGGCCTGCCCCCGGCGACGGCGGCGCGGGCCATGAGGCGGCGGTGCAGCAGCACCCGCTCCCACGTCTTGCCGTCCGACTCGTTCATCTGCACCAGCTCCCACTTGGGGAAGGGGCACTCCTCCCACCCCGGCAGCTCGGGACCGCACACCGAGTGCGCCTTGTGGAACGCGCCCTCCACCGGAAGCTGCCGCAGGACGTTCCACAGGGTGTTGGACCCCACCCGGTTCGGCGACAGCACCAGGTGAAGGTCCTCGATCATCGGCGGCCGCGCCTCGTCCGGGCCGGAGAGTACGCGGATGCCGGCGCGCGCGGCGCGGAGGACCAGCCCCCTCGGCACCCGGCGCGCCCGGCGTGCGGCACGGCGCACAAGGCTCATCATCGCTCCTCCCAGCGGCGTCTGAACGCCTGCAGCTCTGTGTCTGAATAGAAGTGGCGCGCGTAGCGGCCCGAGTACACCGTGTCCAGGAGCGACGCCGGCACCCGCAGCTTCTCCCGGGCCTCGCGATAGCTGCCGCGATAGGCGTGGTGCTCGCCCGCGTTGGCGTGCGGAACGGCGGCGGGGGCGGGGAGCCCGTAGAAGGCGCTCACCGCCTCGGGAAGCCGGGCGAAGCTCTCCTGGCGGACCAGCAGGAGCCGCGCGTCCTCACCCTCGTAGATTTGCCACCCGCGCTCACGGTCGAACGGCTCGGCGAAGACGTCGATTCCCATCGTCTCCTTCACGTTGCGGTCGAACCAGGCATCCAGCTCCCACCAGCGCGCGCCGCTCAGCCATCCCGATCTCAGCGGCGTCCGTTCCATGAGCCGCGCCAGCGCTGACTCCGCGTCCATGGGCTCCCGGTTCTCGCGCGCGCTGAAGAACGCTCCCGACAGGCGCTGGCTCACCGGCTCGCGCGTGGCGGAGATCACGTGCACCTTGCGCGGCGGAGCGCAGCCGGCGGCGGGAGCCCTCCGCCGCAGGTGGTGGTGGATCGCCCAGCGCTCGTTCACGCGCCCGCGCTCCCATGCGGCGTTCACCATGAAGGCGCGCGCCCGCGGATCGCGCTCCCAGCTTTCCGCGGGGCGGCGCGAGCAGAGCTGGTGGTTGGTGCCGCGAACGTCCGCCCGCAGCCCCAGGCTCTGGACGAGCTCCAGCAGCGTGTACGTGCCGGTCTTGGGGATGGTGAGGACCAGGTGCAGGTCGTCCAGCGACGGCTCCGCCCCAGCCAGCTCGGCGACGCGCCGCAGCCGCTCGGCCAGGGCCCCGCGGACGCGGACCGTGGCCGGGCGCCGCGTATGGCTCGATTCGGTCATCTTATCGGGTTCATCAGGGCGGTCACTCCCGCCCCGGGTACGCGGCGGCTCGCCCGTCCGGAGAAGGGCGCCCGCCGGGTGTGGCTGCACCGGTCTCCGGCGGCTGGAACCGGGTGGTCCACGGCACCGACGGCCGCACCACGCCGGCCAGCGGCTCGGGGAACCCGCCGGCGGACGCGAGCCCCTCCAGGACCTCGAAGCCCACGCCCTCGGAGGGGTGCAGCTCGGCGACGCTTCCGGACTCCGGCCCCGCGCCGTCCGCACGCGCCCACAACCGCGCGCCCACCCGCAGCCGTCCGGGCGCCAGGAGGTGCGGAGGGAGCCAGGCGGTGGAGCGGTACGTGCCGGCGGGACGCGTGCGGCCGCGCCACTCCGCGCCATCCTCCGCCACGAAAAAGGTGCACGACCCCGTGTCGTCCTGGAACCAGAGCGCCGCCACCACCTCCGCGCCGCCCGCCGGCACCTCGTAGGTGATCTCGATGCCTACGGTGGAGCCCACGCCCGCCACCGCGGCCGTCCGCCCGTCCTCGCCGCACACGCGCAGCCCGCCGATGCGCACCGCGGCCGTGCCGTCCGCGCTCGGAGCCGAGCGGTGCGCGGTGAGCGGCTCCGCGGCGCCCAGCCCGCGCCGCCCGCGTGCGGAAGCCGGGTCGGGGCGGCGCAGGTGGTACGCGTTGAGCGCCTCCTCCACCGTCCCCTCCGCCACCACGACGCCGCCGTCCAGGGTGATGGCACGCTGGCAGCACGCCGCCACCGTGGAGGCGCGGTGCGAGACGAGCAGGAGCGCGGTCCCGCGATCGCGGATGTCGGTGAGCCTGCGGCGGCACCGCTGCTGGAAGTGGTGGTCGCCGCCCGCCAGCGCCTCGTCCACGATCAGGATGTCCGACTCCAGGTGCAGCACGGTCGAGAGCGCCAGCCGCGTGCGCATCCCGCTGGAGTAGCTGCGGATGGGCAGGTCGATGGAGTCCTCCAGCTCCGCGAAGGCGACGATGTTGTCAAAGCGGCGGCGGATCTCGGCGCGTACGGCGCGCATGGTGGCACCCTTGCCGTAGACGTTCTCGCGCCCCGTCCACTCCGGGTTGAACCCGGCCTGCAGCTCCAGGAGCGCCGCCAGCCGCCCGCGAAGCTGGAAGCGCCCCGTGGTGGGCCGCGTCACGCGCGCCAGGATCTTGAGCAGGGTGCTCTTCCCCGCCCCGTTGTGCCCCAGGATGCCCAGCGACTCGCCGGGCATCACCGTGAAGCCCACGCCGCGCAGCGCCCAGCGCGGTTCCGGGCGCGGCTGCGTCCCCGCGAGCCGGCCGATCCAGCCGCTTTCGGGGGCCGGAACGGGGTACACCTTGCCCAGATCCTCTACCTGGATGGCCGGTTCAGGCACGCGCGGCGCTCCTCACAGGCGGTCCGAGAACTCGTCTTCCATCCAGCGGAAGATCGAGAATCCAACCGTAAAGATCGCGACCGCGGCCAGCGCCGGGTAGGCGAGCTCGCTCAGGGAGGCCGGCTGGCCCAGCATCGCGGCGCGGAACGCCTCCAGGATTCCCACCATCGGGTTGAGGCGGTACCATCCCCGCCACTCCGGCGGCACCAGGGAGGCCGGGTAGATGACGGGCGACAGGAACATCCAGAGCTGCATGACGGCGGGGAGCCCCGCGCTCACCTGCCGGAAGCGGACGTTGGCGGCGGCCGTTGCCATCGCGAGGCCGGTCACCAGCACGAGCGCCACCGCCAGCGCGGGCAAGGCCAGCCAGACCCCCCGCCCGGGCACCCGCCCGAATGCCGCGAGCACCGCCAGCACCACGCCCAGCCCCAGCCCGAAGTCGATCAGCCGCCCCGCGATCGCCGCGAGGGGAAGGAGGAGCCGCGGAAAGTACACCCGCGTCACCAGGCTGCTCTGCGCCACCACGCTCCCGGCGCTGGCCGTGAGCGCGCCGCGCGCAAAGATCCAGAACGTCAGGCCTACGACGATGAAGAGGCGGTACGGCACCCCGTCCGCGCCGATGCGGCCGATGCGCCCGAAGACGGCGCCGAACACCAGCATTCCGGCGACGGGCTGCAGCACGATCCAGGCGAAGGCGAGCACGCTGCGCCGGTAGCGCTGCTGCAGGTCGCGGCGCAGAAAGGTGAGCCACAGCCCCCGCCAGTCCCAGAGCTCGCGGATGCACGCCCGGTCCGGCAGGGTGATGGCCGGGCGGGGCTGGGCCGCGTCAACCGAGACCAGCATGCGCCTCGCTCGTTCGGGCGCCGACCGCGCGGGCCGCCAGCTCGCCGTAGATCGCCTCCAGCCGCGAGACGTGCGCCGCCACGGAGAGCGGCGGGCTTGTGCGCGCGGCAAGGGTGCGCAGAAGCGCCCGGTTCTCCGCCAGCCGCCGGATCGCCGCCGCCAGCCCCGAGCTGTCGCCGGGGGCGAAGAGGAGGCCGTTGACCTCGTGCCCCACGACTTCGGCGATCCCTTCCACGTCCGAGCCGATGACCGGGCACCCCACCGCGAACGCCTCGTACACCACCAGCGGCGTGTTCTCGGGCCAGACCGAGGGCACCACCAGCGCATCCATCGAGGCGAGCACGCGCCGCACCTCGCGATTGGGGAACGGCGGACAGAGCCGGATGCGCGGATCGCCCTGGGCCAGCGCCCGTATGTGCGCATGGTAGGCCTGAGATGCCGCGTTCGTCCCGGCCTCCCCGTGGATGCTCAGCTCCACGGGGAGTGCCGGCGGGAGCAGCCG from Longimicrobium sp. harbors:
- a CDS encoding putative capsular polysaccharide synthesis family protein; its protein translation is MMSLVRRAARRARRVPRGLVLRAARAGIRVLSGPDEARPPMIEDLHLVLSPNRVGSNTLWNVLRQLPVEGAFHKAHSVCGPELPGWEECPFPKWELVQMNESDGKTWERVLLHRRLMARAAVAGGRPPRKIRVMSAVREPVAQWISALFYSAQRYPEALDPASLTVETVTRYLTGELHIVYPWLEGGEWWEHDAWIRRELGERMGLDVFGAPFDRGRGWQLYEGRDARLLIIRQESMGRIQEAVGEFYGLPAASVPAVRENDSGSFPYHEQYLSVRAQIRLPEPLLDRIYSTELVRHFYTPAEIAGFKARWSGRGA
- a CDS encoding putative capsular polysaccharide synthesis family protein gives rise to the protein MTESSHTRRPATVRVRGALAERLRRVAELAGAEPSLDDLHLVLTIPKTGTYTLLELVQSLGLRADVRGTNHQLCSRRPAESWERDPRARAFMVNAAWERGRVNERWAIHHHLRRRAPAAGCAPPRKVHVISATREPVSQRLSGAFFSARENREPMDAESALARLMERTPLRSGWLSGARWWELDAWFDRNVKETMGIDVFAEPFDRERGWQIYEGEDARLLLVRQESFARLPEAVSAFYGLPAPAAVPHANAGEHHAYRGSYREAREKLRVPASLLDTVYSGRYARHFYSDTELQAFRRRWEER
- a CDS encoding ABC transporter ATP-binding protein, which produces MPEPAIQVEDLGKVYPVPAPESGWIGRLAGTQPRPEPRWALRGVGFTVMPGESLGILGHNGAGKSTLLKILARVTRPTTGRFQLRGRLAALLELQAGFNPEWTGRENVYGKGATMRAVRAEIRRRFDNIVAFAELEDSIDLPIRSYSSGMRTRLALSTVLHLESDILIVDEALAGGDHHFQQRCRRRLTDIRDRGTALLLVSHRASTVAACCQRAITLDGGVVVAEGTVEEALNAYHLRRPDPASARGRRGLGAAEPLTAHRSAPSADGTAAVRIGGLRVCGEDGRTAAVAGVGSTVGIEITYEVPAGGAEVVAALWFQDDTGSCTFFVAEDGAEWRGRTRPAGTYRSTAWLPPHLLAPGRLRVGARLWARADGAGPESGSVAELHPSEGVGFEVLEGLASAGGFPEPLAGVVRPSVPWTTRFQPPETGAATPGGRPSPDGRAAAYPGRE
- a CDS encoding ABC transporter permease, which encodes MLVSVDAAQPRPAITLPDRACIRELWDWRGLWLTFLRRDLQQRYRRSVLAFAWIVLQPVAGMLVFGAVFGRIGRIGADGVPYRLFIVVGLTFWIFARGALTASAGSVVAQSSLVTRVYFPRLLLPLAAIAGRLIDFGLGLGVVLAVLAAFGRVPGRGVWLALPALAVALVLVTGLAMATAAANVRFRQVSAGLPAVMQLWMFLSPVIYPASLVPPEWRGWYRLNPMVGILEAFRAAMLGQPASLSELAYPALAAVAIFTVGFSIFRWMEDEFSDRL